From Anas acuta chromosome 11, bAnaAcu1.1, whole genome shotgun sequence, the proteins below share one genomic window:
- the TSEN2 gene encoding tRNA-splicing endonuclease subunit Sen2, producing the protein MAEAVFRPPRRKRRVFESYEAPFPVDVGGEDFRMCQAEIMNNNVIVRNPEDIERLYNKGYFGKGILSKSRPVYSISNPYLVSKWQGANVNMPIITSKKYQCRVQWAKSILQEQGLDDCSITEILKNYTKPLELPLLEKEGAEQTGDSCNSTGPNAENTELSRHSSADTGSVVDPESCSPECHNEGHQKACSEGGPASDSVAAFGPKEQKPTDLKEATEVSCQKHSFCVRCSCKAKESTEHKSCEMVESNECAPEYVLVEEEDESGLCPESDSAHEQENLVKKEKLVCRKNPFRIFEYLQLSLEEAFFLVYALGCLTIYYGEEPLTILKLWEFFSEVKPSFKTIYMAYHYFRSKGWVPKVGLKYGTDLLLYRKGPPFYHASYSVIAELVDDTFEGSLRRPFTWNSLSGLNRTTVNASKELMLCYLIRPSDMTEKEMSTPECLKRIKVQELIVTRWVSSRERSEQDDL; encoded by the exons ATGGCAGAAGCAGTTTTTCGTCCCCcgaggaggaaaagaagagtgTTTGAGTCGTACGAAGCCCCCTTTCCCGTGGATGTAGGTGGGGAGGATTTCAGAATGTGCCAGGCTGAAATTATGAACAACAATGTTATTGTGAGGAACCCCGAGGACATTGAGCGGCTCTATAACAAG GGTTATTTTGGAAAAGGTATTCTTTCGAAAAGTCGACCAGTGTACAGCATTTCCAATCCTTACTTGGTTTCTAAATGGCAAG GTGCTAACGTAAACATGCCTATAATTACATCAAAAAA GTACCAATGTCGTGTTCAGTGGGCTAAAAGTATTCTGCAAGAGCAAGGACTTGATGACTGCTCCATTACTGAAATTCTTAAAAATTACACTAAGCCTCTTGAGTTGCCACTTCTGGAAAAGGAGGGAGCTGAGCAAACTGGTGATAGTTGTAATAGCACGGGCccaaatgcagaaaatacagAGCTTTCCAGACATTCTTCTGCAGACACTGGAAGTGTAGTAGATCCTGAGTCCTGTAGTCCTGAGTGCCATAATGAAGGCCACCAGAAGGCCTGTTCGGAAGGAGGTCCAGCTTCAGATTCCGTGGCTGCATTTGGCCCTAAAGAACAGAAGCCCACTGATTTGAAAGAGGCAACTGAAGTGTCTTGCCAGAAGCATAGTTTTTGTGTGCGTTGCAGCTGCAAGGCTAAGGAGAGCACTGAACACAAATCTTGTGAGATGGTCGAGTCAAACGAATGTGCTCCAGAATATGTGttggtggaggaggaagacgAAAGTGGTTTATGTCCTGAAAGTGACTCTGCTCATGAGCAAGAAAAT CTTGTCAAGAAGGAAAAACTGGTGTGTAGAAAAAATCCATTTAGGATTTTTGAATATTTACAACTCAGCTTGGAAGAG gcttttttcttGGTGTATGCTCTGGGATGTTTAACTATTTATTATGGTGAG GAGCCCTTAACAATTTTGAAGCTATGGGAATTTTTCAGTGAAGTGAAGCCcagttttaaaactatttacatGGCATATCATTACTTCCGCAGTAAGGGCTGGGTCCCCAAAGTTGGACTGAAGTATGGAACCGATCTCT tGTTATATCGAAAAGGACCACCCTTCTATCATGCAAG ttacTCTGTCATTGCTGAATTAGTGGATGACACTTTTGAAGGTTCTCTTCGCAGACCATTCACCTGGAATTCCTTGTCTGGCTTGAACAGAACAACTGTTAATGCTTCTAAG GAACTTATGTTATGCTATTTGATTAGACCATCTGATATGACTGAAAAAGAGATGTCCACACCAGAATGTTTGAAAAGAATTAAGGTTCAG gaaCTTATTGTAACTCGTTGGGTATCTTCCCGTGAGCGTAGTGAGCAAGATGACCTTTAA
- the MKRN2OS gene encoding MKRN2 opposite strand protein, whose protein sequence is MEAAPEPGPVLRLRHCGAAIFCRRPPPLCPACGRPLLGAGLAAAPVRLPCPFRHGHRQRRALLLRPAAGSFLGGYDGRADLHVGITNGDGVVYNYDEEGIHRDETGWEQCISVPLVQPDMFELLQQWDKLLEEFSVGEAWLPHRYEEHDYNCYTYALAFINSILTAQGKQQMSKSEFTEKFVIPQTKNASKYITLHQELTTKDFYIVPLPDQENQGGN, encoded by the exons atGGAGGCGGCCCCCGAGCCGGGCCCCGTGCTGCGGCTGCGGCACTGCGGCGCCGCCATCTTCTgccgccggccgccgccgctctGCCCCGCCTGCGGCCGCCCCCTGCTCGGAGCCGGCCTGGCCGCGGCCCCCGTGCGCCTCCCCTGCCCCTTCCGACACGGGCACCGCCAGCGCCGGGCGCTCCTCCTGCGGCCCGCAGCCGGCTCCTTCCTCGG GGGGTACGACGGCAGAGCCGACCTGCACGTGGGGATAACCAACGGCGACG gAGTGGTATATAACTACGATGAGGAGGGCATTCACAGAGATGAAACTGGATGGGAACAGTGCATTAGTGTCCCACTAGTACAGCCAGATATGTTTGAGCTTCTTCAGCAGTGGGATAAGCTCCTAGAGGAATTTTCTGTGGGAGAGGCCTGGCTTCCTCACAG GTATGAAGAACATGACTACAATTGCTACACGTACGCATTAGCATTCATTAACAGTATACTGACTGCACAAGGAAAGCAGCAAATGAGTAAAAGTGAATTTACAGAGAAATTTGTGATCCCACAGACAAAGAATGCTTCTAAATATATTACCCTGCATCAGGAGCTAACTACTAAAGATTTCTACATTGTACCCCTTCCTGATCAAGAAAACCAGGGTGGAAATTGA
- the MKRN2 gene encoding E3 ubiquitin-protein ligase makorin-2, translated as MSTKQVTCRYYLQGVCREGSKCLFSHDLATSKSSTICKYYQKGQCAYGARCRYDHTRLPASGGAAAPVPPPLTSGALHSPRQPPEHNVPVIKSKLRETGKREKKTLVLRDRNLSGLNEEKQKPSATSDVVCCSDKTDNVEMKPHSYLEAICSGLEDPVAGSSCADGEQWCPYAAAGACHFGDRCLYLHGDVCEICGLQVLHPFDQEQRKAHEMMCMATFEHDMEKAFAFQASQDKVCSICMEVVYEKPSASERRFGILSNCNHTYCLSCIRQWRCAKQFENPIIKSCPECRVISEFVIPSAYWVEDQEKKNELIEAFKQGVGKKPCKYFEQGKGTCPFGGKCLYLHAYPDGTRAEPEKPRKQLSSEGTVRFFNSVRLWDFIEDRESRTVTSTDDQVTELGELFMHLSGADEDSATSQ; from the exons atGAGCACCAAGCAGGTGACCTGCAG GTACTACCTGCAAGGAGTGTGCCGGGAGGGGAGCAAGTGCCTGTTCTCGCACGACCTGGCCACCAGCAAGTCATCCACCATCTGCAAGTACTACCAGAAGGGACAGTGTGCCTACGGAGCGCGCTGCAG ATATGATCACACCAGGCTTCCTGCGTCAGGgggtgcagcagctcctgtaCCACCTCCCCTCACGTCGGGAGCGCTGCACAGCCCTCGCCAGCCTCCCGAGCACAACGTGCCGGTAATCAAGAGCAAGCTGCGTGAGACTGGCAAAcgggaaaagaaaacactagTGCTCCGGGACAGAA aTCTGAGTGGCTtgaatgaagaaaagcagaagcccAGTGCCACAAGTGATGTGGTGTGTTGCAGTGACAAAACTGATAACGTGGAAATGAAGCCCCATTCGTATCTGGAAGCTATTTGCAGTGGACTGGAAGATCCTGTGGCTGGAAGTTCCTGTGCTGATGGAGAGCAGTGGTGTCCTTACGCTGCAGCAGGAGCATGCCACTTTGGAGATCGCTGCCTTTACCTGCACGGAGATGTGTGTGAGATCTGTGGATTGCAAGTACTTCACCCTTTTGACCAAGAACAGAGGAAGGCTCACGAGATG ATGTGCATGGCAACATTCGAGCATGACATGGAGAAGGCCTTTGCCTTTCAGGCAAGTCAGGACAAAGTGTGCAGTATCTGCATGGAAGTGGTATATGAAAAACCGTCAGCCTCTGAGAGGAGGTTTGGGATCCTTTCCAACTGCAATCACACGTACTGTTTGTCCTGCATCCGGCAGTGGAGATGTGCCAAGCAGTTCGAGAATCCCATCATAAA GTCTTGTCCAGAGTGCCGTGTGATATCAGAGTTTGTCATCCCTAGTGCATACTGGGTAGAAGACCAGGAGAAGAAGAATGAGCTGATTGAAGCATTTAAGCAGGGAGTGGG AAAAAAACCCTGCAAGTACTTTGAACAAGGGAAAGGAACTTGTCCATTTGGAGGAAAGTGTCTTTACCTTCATGCCTATCCAGATGGGACACGAGCTGAACCTGAAAAACCAAGGAAACAGCTCAGCTCTGAGGGGACCGTGCGG tTCTTCAATTCTGTTCGTCTGTGGGACTTTATTGAAGACAGAGAAAGTAGGACTGTGACCAGCACAGATGATCAAGTAACAGAACTTGGAGAACTTTTCATGCACCTTTCTGGGGCTGATGAGGATTCTGCTACTTCTCAATAA